A genomic segment from Oceanivirga salmonicida encodes:
- the recA gene encoding recombinase RecA: protein MAKKKEEVGSIEDKEKSLKFTIENIHKAYGKGSIMKLGENQKMNVSSIPTGSINLDIALGIGGVPRGRIVEIYGAESSGKTTIALHIIAQAQKNGGIAAFIDAEHALDPVYAKALGVNIDELLISQPDSGEQALEIADMLVRSAALDVVVVDSVAALVPKAEIDGEMADQQMGLQARLMSKALRKLTGSISKSNTVMIFINQIREKIGFSFTPGVQTTTSGGRALKFFATTRIEIKRVGSVKQGEEAIGNEILAKVTKNKVAPPFKEARFNIMYGTGISRIGEILDAAIDFKIATKSGSWFSYGDIRLGQGRVNVESFLKENTEILEKLEKEVMNKIKPQEIVNEEDNTEDSK, encoded by the coding sequence ATGGCAAAGAAAAAAGAAGAAGTTGGAAGTATAGAAGATAAGGAGAAATCGTTAAAATTTACCATAGAAAACATACATAAAGCATATGGTAAAGGTTCTATAATGAAACTTGGAGAAAACCAAAAAATGAATGTGAGTTCAATACCAACAGGAAGTATTAACTTAGACATAGCATTAGGAATAGGGGGAGTACCTAGGGGTCGTATAGTTGAAATATATGGTGCAGAATCTTCAGGAAAAACTACCATTGCTCTACATATAATAGCACAAGCACAAAAAAATGGTGGTATAGCAGCATTCATTGATGCAGAACATGCATTAGATCCAGTATATGCTAAGGCATTAGGGGTTAATATAGATGAGTTATTAATATCTCAACCAGATAGTGGAGAACAAGCATTAGAAATAGCAGATATGTTAGTTAGAAGTGCAGCATTAGATGTTGTTGTAGTGGACTCAGTGGCAGCACTAGTACCAAAAGCAGAAATAGATGGGGAAATGGCTGATCAACAAATGGGATTACAAGCTAGACTTATGTCTAAGGCTCTAAGAAAATTAACAGGTTCTATATCTAAATCAAATACAGTTATGATATTTATAAATCAAATAAGAGAAAAAATAGGATTTTCATTTACACCAGGTGTGCAAACAACAACTTCTGGCGGGCGTGCTCTTAAATTTTTTGCTACAACTAGAATAGAGATAAAAAGAGTTGGTTCTGTAAAACAAGGAGAAGAGGCAATAGGAAATGAAATACTTGCAAAAGTAACTAAAAATAAGGTTGCACCACCATTTAAAGAAGCAAGATTTAATATAATGTATGGAACTGGAATATCAAGAATAGGAGAAATTTTAGATGCAGCAATAGACTTTAAGATAGCAACTAAGAGTGGTTCATGGTTTAGTTATGGAGATATAAGATTAGGTCAAGGTAGAGTAAATGTTGAGAGCTTCTTAAAAGAAAATACTGAAATATTAGAAAAATTAGAAAAAGAAGTTATGAATAAAATAAAACCACAGGAAATAGTAAATGAAGAAGATAATACAGAAGATAGTAAGTAA
- a CDS encoding GNAT family N-acetyltransferase, whose protein sequence is MNNEILKIHNICFNDNKDSKYFEGLNIQKVYEYENIAYCILLDSIDVYEIFEIAVLPKYRKQGIATKLIEKLPNNKDIFLEVNEENIGAVNLYKKNGFKEISRRKAYYKDKTAIIMKKDKINENF, encoded by the coding sequence ATGAATAATGAAATATTAAAGATACATAATATTTGTTTTAATGATAATAAAGATAGCAAATATTTTGAAGGATTAAATATACAAAAAGTATATGAATATGAAAATATAGCATATTGTATACTTTTAGATAGTATAGACGTATATGAAATTTTTGAAATAGCCGTATTACCAAAATATAGAAAACAAGGTATAGCGACTAAATTAATAGAAAAATTACCAAACAATAAAGATATATTTTTAGAAGTAAATGAAGAAAATATAGGTGCTGTAAATTTATATAAAAAAAATGGTTTTAAGGAGATAAGTAGGCGAAAGGCTTATTATAAAGACAAAACCGCAATAATCATGAAAAAAGATAAAATAAACGAAAATTTTTGA
- the alr gene encoding alanine racemase, whose product MRAYLEVDLDKLEENIKKISEKVDKNKIMAVIKANAYGHGLEKVFEKLKSIGIDYFAVATLNEAMRLYNIDKFANILILGIVEKEKYKDIENTNIRISVSNEKELEYILKNKLKNKIHIKFNTGMNRLGFTENTLEIIDKYLKTLNIEGIFTHLSSIYSNTEYTENQINIFKEYTKKYDLKKHILSSAGLQKYYKEKDIVLDYVRVGIDLYTNVLGFYARVCNVYRLEKDEYIGYDMTYKAQKNSYIATISIGYADGYKRDFSNKGIVFIKGKEYKVVGNVCMDLIMVEVDENVNVGDIAELYGNNISIKKMAELIGTIDYELMSTIGDRVPRIYKGK is encoded by the coding sequence ATGAGAGCTTATTTAGAAGTTGATTTAGATAAATTAGAAGAAAATATAAAAAAAATAAGTGAAAAAGTAGATAAAAATAAGATAATGGCAGTAATAAAAGCAAATGCTTATGGGCATGGTTTGGAAAAAGTATTTGAAAAATTAAAATCTATAGGTATAGACTATTTTGCAGTAGCAACTTTAAATGAGGCTATGAGACTATATAATATTGATAAATTTGCTAATATTTTGATACTTGGTATTGTAGAAAAAGAAAAATATAAAGATATTGAAAATACAAATATAAGAATAAGTGTATCTAATGAAAAAGAATTAGAGTATATTTTAAAAAATAAATTAAAAAATAAGATACATATTAAATTTAATACAGGAATGAATAGATTAGGATTTACTGAAAATACTTTAGAAATTATTGATAAATATTTAAAAACTTTAAATATAGAAGGTATATTTACACATTTATCATCTATTTACAGTAATACTGAATATACTGAAAATCAAATAAATATTTTTAAAGAATATACTAAAAAATATGATTTGAAAAAACATATATTAAGTAGTGCTGGATTACAAAAATATTATAAAGAAAAAGATATTGTATTAGATTATGTTAGAGTTGGAATAGACTTATATACTAATGTATTAGGTTTTTATGCTAGAGTTTGTAATGTATATAGATTAGAAAAAGATGAATATATAGGTTATGATATGACATATAAGGCTCAAAAAAACTCATATATAGCAACAATTAGTATAGGTTATGCAGATGGATACAAAAGAGATTTTAGCAACAAAGGTATAGTGTTTATAAAAGGAAAAGAATATAAAGTAGTGGGAAATGTCTGTATGGATTTAATTATGGTTGAAGTAGATGAAAATGTTAATGTTGGAGATATTGCAGAACTATACGGAAATAATATCTCTATTAAAAAAATGGCTGAATTAATAGGAACTATTGATTATGAATTAATGAGCACCATAGGAGACAGAGTTCCTAGAATATATAAGGGTAAATGA
- a CDS encoding alanine racemase: MNTHIEINLDILEKNTLEIINKVGKDKIIAVLKANAYGLGYKIIFERLKKLGINYFAVGTFNEAIKLYELDKKTNILILCPIEKNEYEKIKKTNIEITITNEKDLEYIESIGLKNKIHIKFDTGMNRLGFRNDEIYLIDKYLDNKKLNIYAIFTHLSSAISNDEYTKKQIEMFNKYTKKYDLKKHILNSDGFTKYYNKKEIVLDYVRLGIALFENVMSLYSKILQIDNNVGIIEVGYVDGYARKNEVVYIKNKKYMIKEVHMNYTTILIDENVKVGDKVELYGQNLKISEEYMTGLSNRIEKIYIERK; the protein is encoded by the coding sequence ATGAATACCCATATAGAAATTAATTTAGATATTTTAGAAAAAAATACACTAGAAATTATTAATAAAGTAGGTAAAGATAAAATAATAGCAGTTTTAAAGGCTAATGCTTATGGCTTAGGTTATAAGATAATTTTTGAAAGACTAAAAAAATTGGGCATAAATTATTTCGCAGTAGGAACTTTTAATGAAGCAATTAAACTATATGAATTAGATAAGAAAACTAATATTTTAATACTTTGTCCTATTGAAAAAAACGAATATGAGAAAATAAAAAAGACTAATATTGAAATTACAATAACTAATGAAAAAGATTTGGAATATATAGAAAGTATAGGGTTAAAAAATAAGATTCATATAAAGTTTGATACTGGCATGAATAGATTAGGTTTTAGAAATGATGAAATATATCTAATTGATAAATATTTAGATAATAAAAAATTAAATATTTATGCTATTTTTACTCATTTATCATCAGCAATTTCAAATGATGAATATACAAAAAAACAAATAGAAATGTTCAATAAGTATACTAAAAAATATGATTTGAAAAAACATATATTAAATAGTGATGGGTTTACAAAATACTATAATAAAAAAGAAATAGTATTAGATTATGTAAGATTAGGTATAGCACTTTTTGAAAATGTTATGAGTCTTTATTCAAAAATTTTGCAGATAGATAATAATGTAGGTATAATAGAAGTAGGCTATGTAGATGGTTATGCAAGAAAAAATGAAGTGGTATATATAAAAAACAAAAAATATATGATAAAAGAAGTACACATGAATTATACAACTATTTTAATAGATGAAAATGTAAAAGTAGGAGATAAGGTAGAGTTATATGGTCAAAACTTAAAAATAAGTGAGGAATATATGACTGGATTATCAAATAGAATTGAAAAAATTTATATTGAAAGAAAGTGA
- the rpmF gene encoding 50S ribosomal protein L32 → MAVPKKRTSKAKRNMRRAHDGISAPTFVKEADGTIRRPHRVNLETGLYRGKQIISTETKTEEE, encoded by the coding sequence ATGGCAGTACCAAAAAAGAGAACCTCTAAAGCTAAAAGAAATATGAGAAGGGCACATGATGGGATATCAGCACCAACATTCGTAAAGGAAGCTGATGGAACAATAAGAAGACCCCATAGAGTCAATTTAGAAACAGGGCTATATAGAGGAAAACAAATAATTTCAACAGAAACAAAAACTGAAGAAGAATAA
- the lepB gene encoding signal peptidase I: MLFWIIFYIITAGIIILFFINEKFLTLKINNVADSLTNRLGFLAYNNKNVMYGINILGAITVLGMYIFFMDKSVSRIIPIKIYALNITIILNLFLLLTNKFRKSYLFIIDFIMYFASTAIFGIDDKYFDYTMLIIMVLTLIHILIDNEKLKENMQSIFNGIFVIFLIFIVQNHYLGNYVIPTQSMEPTILVGDRIFSNNIIYKFKDIELNDMISFNEPLEDKVLYTKRITGIAGTTFDIKDNRVYSNDMKINDRYYSFGKNSVYSLMKNNNIIDDTKLYIPKKGDEVKMEILMELDTKTNLIHIYKTPSEFIEKLKGKNYKEAVGLYNLSNDRYKYSYILKAKGHDELVLPILDFKNDKAQFEKLLNGEYIKLDDDYYMAMGDNTDNSQDSRYFGYIKKSRIKGRLSFRWFPISRIGFLDKNE; the protein is encoded by the coding sequence ATGTTATTTTGGATAATTTTTTACATAATTACAGCAGGAATTATAATATTATTTTTTATAAATGAAAAATTTTTAACTTTGAAAATTAATAATGTAGCAGACAGTCTAACTAATAGGTTAGGATTTTTAGCATATAATAATAAAAATGTAATGTACGGTATAAACATATTAGGAGCAATCACAGTATTAGGAATGTATATATTTTTTATGGACAAGAGTGTAAGTAGAATAATACCGATTAAAATATATGCACTAAATATTACTATTATATTAAATTTATTTTTATTATTAACTAATAAATTTAGAAAATCATATTTATTTATAATAGATTTTATAATGTATTTTGCATCAACTGCTATATTTGGTATAGATGATAAATATTTTGATTATACTATGTTAATTATAATGGTATTAACTTTAATTCATATATTAATTGATAATGAAAAACTAAAAGAGAATATGCAAAGTATTTTTAATGGAATATTTGTAATTTTCTTAATATTTATAGTTCAAAATCATTATTTAGGAAATTATGTTATACCAACTCAATCAATGGAACCAACTATATTAGTAGGAGATAGAATTTTTTCAAATAATATAATATATAAATTTAAAGATATAGAATTAAATGATATGATTTCATTTAATGAACCATTAGAAGACAAAGTTTTATATACTAAGAGAATTACAGGTATAGCGGGAACTACTTTTGATATAAAAGATAATAGAGTATACAGTAATGATATGAAAATAAATGATAGATATTATTCTTTTGGTAAAAATTCAGTATATAGTTTAATGAAAAATAATAATATAATAGATGATACAAAATTATATATACCTAAAAAAGGTGATGAAGTTAAAATGGAAATTTTAATGGAATTAGATACTAAAACAAATTTAATACATATATATAAAACACCTAGTGAATTTATAGAAAAACTAAAAGGTAAAAACTATAAAGAAGCAGTAGGTTTATATAATTTATCGAATGACAGATATAAGTATTCATATATTCTAAAAGCAAAAGGGCATGATGAATTAGTATTGCCAATATTAGACTTTAAAAATGATAAAGCTCAATTTGAAAAACTTTTAAATGGAGAATATATTAAATTAGATGATGATTATTACATGGCAATGGGAGATAATACTGATAATAGTCAAGATTCAAGATATTTTGGTTATATTAAAAAGAGTAGAATCAAAGGTAGATTATCGTTTAGATGGTTCCCTATAAGTAGAATAGGTTTTTTAGATAAAAATGAATAA
- a CDS encoding FAD-binding protein yields the protein MREYDIVIIGAGPAGSNLARLLDKKFKVLIIEKKSMIDSNAKCCGGLLAPDAQKSLASQNLSIPKEILVSPQVFAVKVIDFDNNLEKYYQRFYYNMNRGKFDNWLFSLIPDNVDKKTNSSFKNFEKIDNEYLVEYIENKEKIKVKTKYIVAADGANSKLRKILDIKNNPKKYISIQEYYNITTKENINNFVAVFDSEITDYYSWIIPKENILILGTAVENTGSARKKFEKLKKKLENKAYKFSEKIKVEMTYINRPLKINELFFEKDNIYFIGESGGLISPSSAEGISYALNSSKNLAKQFNDSENMNKYILKVKINLFLKKLKSKFMYNKIIRKLIIKSGIFSMSIKG from the coding sequence ATGAGAGAATATGATATAGTTATTATAGGAGCAGGGCCTGCTGGTTCTAATTTAGCAAGATTATTAGATAAAAAATTTAAAGTATTAATTATAGAGAAAAAAAGTATGATAGATAGTAATGCTAAATGTTGTGGTGGTTTACTAGCACCAGATGCACAGAAAAGTCTTGCTAGTCAGAACTTATCAATACCCAAAGAAATTCTAGTAAGTCCTCAAGTTTTTGCTGTTAAAGTTATAGATTTTGATAATAATTTAGAAAAATACTATCAAAGATTTTACTATAATATGAATAGGGGTAAATTTGATAATTGGTTATTTTCTTTAATACCTGATAATGTAGATAAAAAAACTAATAGTTCATTTAAAAATTTTGAAAAAATTGATAATGAATATTTAGTAGAATATATAGAAAATAAAGAAAAAATAAAAGTTAAAACTAAGTATATAGTAGCAGCAGATGGTGCTAATTCTAAACTTAGAAAGATTTTAGATATAAAAAATAATCCTAAAAAATATATATCTATACAAGAATACTATAATATAACAACAAAAGAAAATATTAATAATTTTGTTGCTGTTTTTGATAGTGAAATAACAGACTATTATTCTTGGATTATACCAAAAGAAAATATTTTAATATTAGGAACAGCCGTAGAAAATACAGGTAGTGCTAGGAAAAAATTTGAAAAATTAAAAAAGAAATTAGAAAATAAAGCATATAAATTTTCTGAAAAAATAAAAGTGGAAATGACATATATTAATAGACCATTAAAAATAAATGAACTATTTTTTGAAAAAGATAATATATATTTCATAGGAGAATCAGGTGGATTAATAAGTCCTAGTTCAGCAGAAGGAATTAGTTATGCACTTAATTCATCAAAAAATTTAGCAAAACAGTTTAATGATAGTGAAAATATGAATAAATATATACTAAAAGTTAAAATAAACTTATTCTTAAAAAAATTAAAATCTAAATTTATGTATAATAAAATTATTAGAAAATTAATAATTAAAAGTGGTATTTTTAGCATGAGTATAAAAGGATAA
- a CDS encoding DUF819 family protein, whose translation MITNGFHFVALLLFLSGGVIFAEKKFKDSWFFKYIPSLVVIYFGAMVLSSLNVWDMSVESVSSARGILRSSILPAMIFLMLLRADLRDIAKLGPRMILSFFASTTTIITGFIVSFIIFKNGLDPNAPMTFGALAGSWVGGTQNMVAVQQAIGLKGSGMGYTLLIDSIDYSLWIMFLLFLVPFAPKFNKWTKADTTKIDKINERLTAKFDKISKVITFHDISFLLGIGFAVTAVTGIVAEKIAELPVLSFMGATAWTIILTTILGIIAAMTPLARVPGSPEVSNVLLYLLIGLIAAGAKFSELTEAPIYILAGFVILAIHGILMVIISKIFKLDLFTCGIASLANIGGVASSPVLAAAYSQALVPIAVLMALIGVITGTFFGIALANFLQFLA comes from the coding sequence ATGATTACAAATGGTTTTCATTTTGTTGCATTACTTTTATTTTTATCTGGAGGAGTTATATTTGCGGAAAAAAAATTTAAAGATTCTTGGTTTTTTAAATATATACCATCTTTAGTTGTAATTTATTTTGGGGCTATGGTTTTATCTTCTCTAAATGTTTGGGACATGAGTGTAGAAAGTGTTTCAAGTGCAAGAGGAATTTTAAGAAGTTCTATATTACCTGCCATGATATTTTTAATGTTATTAAGAGCAGATTTAAGAGATATAGCAAAACTTGGACCTAGAATGATACTTTCATTTTTTGCATCAACAACAACAATAATAACTGGTTTCATAGTTTCATTTATCATATTTAAAAATGGATTAGATCCTAATGCACCTATGACATTTGGTGCTTTGGCTGGTAGTTGGGTAGGTGGAACACAAAACATGGTTGCTGTTCAACAAGCAATAGGTCTTAAAGGGTCTGGTATGGGTTATACATTACTTATTGACTCTATTGATTATTCACTTTGGATAATGTTTTTATTATTCTTAGTTCCATTTGCGCCTAAGTTCAATAAATGGACTAAAGCAGATACAACTAAGATTGATAAAATAAATGAACGTTTAACAGCCAAATTTGATAAAATAAGTAAAGTAATAACATTCCATGATATATCATTTTTATTAGGTATAGGTTTTGCAGTTACTGCTGTTACAGGAATAGTTGCCGAAAAAATAGCAGAACTTCCAGTTCTTTCATTTATGGGAGCAACTGCTTGGACTATAATTTTAACTACAATTTTAGGTATTATTGCCGCTATGACACCACTTGCAAGAGTACCAGGTTCACCAGAAGTATCTAATGTATTATTATACTTACTTATTGGACTTATAGCAGCAGGTGCTAAATTTTCTGAACTTACAGAAGCACCTATCTATATATTAGCAGGATTTGTAATACTTGCTATTCATGGAATATTAATGGTTATAATTAGTAAGATATTTAAATTAGATTTATTTACCTGTGGTATAGCTTCACTTGCAAATATAGGCGGTGTTGCATCATCACCAGTACTTGCAGCAGCATATTCACAAGCATTAGTACCTATAGCAGTACTTATGGCTTTAATTGGAGTTATAACGGGAACATTCTTTGGTATTGCTCTTGCTAATTTCTTACAATTTTTAGCATAG
- a CDS encoding regulatory protein RecX — MKKIIQKIVSNKLYLLNDFEEEQIEEVIDISPDIIYEFKLKKNMEISNIYKDILFASIKQKAMYYLYLKSRTRYELYSKLRLKYSDKELINQVLDWLEDNLYLDDIDYAISYILSHKNSKIKNTMKLMQKGIKKEDIDIAYEDIPKEIEENQLIKEVEKLLEMNTDKNKIILKLTRKGYNYQSIKSTLKELMNK; from the coding sequence ATGAAGAAGATAATACAGAAGATAGTAAGTAATAAACTATATTTACTAAATGATTTTGAAGAAGAGCAAATAGAAGAAGTGATAGATATTAGTCCTGATATAATATATGAATTTAAATTAAAAAAAAATATGGAAATATCAAATATATATAAGGACATACTTTTTGCTTCAATAAAACAAAAGGCTATGTATTATCTATATTTAAAATCAAGAACTAGATATGAATTATATTCAAAATTAAGGCTTAAATACAGTGATAAAGAATTAATAAATCAAGTTTTAGATTGGTTAGAAGATAATCTATACTTAGATGATATAGATTATGCTATATCATATATTTTAAGTCATAAAAATAGTAAGATAAAAAATACTATGAAACTTATGCAAAAAGGTATAAAAAAAGAAGATATAGATATTGCATATGAAGATATACCAAAAGAAATAGAAGAAAATCAATTAATAAAAGAAGTAGAAAAACTATTAGAAATGAATACAGATAAAAACAAGATAATATTGAAATTAACGAGAAAAGGTTACAATTATCAAAGTATTAAATCTACATTAAAGGAACTAATGAATAAATGA